The Rhodanobacter sp. LX-99 genome segment AAACAGGGTCGCTTCAGCTGGCTGCTGGAATTCAGCCGGCTCGACAACCGCGGCCAGCCGATGCAGTACGCCACCGCCAAGGCCGGCGGCGATGCGGCCGCGGCGGTGCCGGTCAGCGGCGCCGTGCTGGACCGCAACCCGAACGGCTCACCGCGGCTGGTGTATGGCGCCAACAGCATCGAACACACGGTGCAGGACCAGGCGAAACTGAAGGTCGGCGTGGACATCAACGAACAAGTTGCCGCGCTGTTCACCGTCGGCTGGTGGCACAACCGCGCCGAGGACCGCACCCGCAGCCTGATCCGCGACGCCGCCGGCAACCCGGTCGCCGGCGGCGTCATCAGCGCAGGCGGGCAGACCTGGACCTTGCCGGCCAGCGGCCTGGCGCCCTCCTCGGCCAACGATATCCACCTGCTGTACGGCATTGAGCTGAACGGCCGCCTCGACAACGGCTGGCGCTGGACCGCGGTGGCCAGCCACTACGACTTCCAGCGTTCGCAGGCCGCCACCGCCAACCTGGCCGAACCCGGCGCGCCCAGCGGCGGCCCCGGCACGATCGCCGACAAGGCCGGCTCCGGCTGGGACACCTTCGACCTGCGCAGTTCCGGCCCGCTCGGCGACCGCCACATGCTGTACGCCGGCGTGCACGGCGACCGCTACGTGCTGGACAGCCGCGTGCGCAACGCCAGCGACTGGCGCGGCGATGCCGACGGCGCGCAGGTCAGCGCGTTCGCCGGCCGCACGCAGACCCGCGCGCTGTACCTGCAGGACGTGTGGAGCTTCGCCGACGCCTGGGCGCTGACCCTCGGCGGCCGGCTGGAACAGTGGCGTGCCTACGGCGGCCTGCGCGCGAACGCGACCGACACGCTGCGCTACGCCGACCGCAAGCGCACCGACTTCTCGCCCAAGGCTGCGCTGAGCTGGGACCTCGCCGACGGCTGGGAACTGCGCCTGGCCCACGGCAAGGCGGTGCGCTACCCCACCGTGACCGAACTGTTCCAGGGCAGCCTGTCGGCCAACGCGATCGTCAACAACAACCCCGACCTCAAACCCGAGACCGACGAATCCACCGACCTCACGCTGACCCGCCATCTTGACCACGGCCACTGGCGCGTCTCGCTGTACCAGGACCGCATCGCCGACTCGCTGTACTCGCAGACCGACATCACCGTCACCCCCACCGTCACCAGCGTGCAGAACATCGACCAAATGCGCAGCCGCGGGATCGAGGGCGAGATCAACCTCACCGACCTCTGGCTGGACGGCCTCGACCTGCAAGCCAGCCTCGCCTACAACCATGCGAAGACGCTGCAGGATCGCCAGTATCCGCTGGCCAACGGCAAGACTTTCCCGCGCATCCCGAAGATCCGCGCCAGCGTGTTCGCCGACTACCGCTTCGCGCCGCGGTGGGACGCCTCGCTCGGCATCCGCCACTCCGGCCGCCAGTACGGCACGCTGGACAACAGCGACTACGTGGACAGCTACGGCGCGGTGAGCCGCTTCACCGTGGCCGACGCGAAGCTGCGCTGGAAATTCTCACCCGGCTGGACCGCCGCGCTCGGCGTCGACAACCTCACCAACGAACGTTACTGGGTCTACCATCCCTACGCCGGCCGCACCTGGTTCGGCGAGCTGCGCTGGGAGCTGTGATGCGCCGTCTGCTGATCGCCCTGCTCTGCCTGCTCTCGCCCGCGCTGCTGGCGCACGACGGCATGCGCATGGAGATGCCGAAAGGTCCCGAGCTGGGCGCCAGCGCCGCGTTCGACAGCCACGGCCGGCTGTGGCTGGTGGACACGGCGGACGGCCACGTGCGGCTGCGCCATTCCGACGACGACGGCCGCACGCTGAGCGCGCCGGTCGAAGTGAACGCCACGGCCGAGCGTATCTACGCCGAAGGCGAAAACCGCCCGAAGATCGCGTTCGGGCCGCACGACGAAATCTACGTGAGCTGGTCGCAGCCGCGCGCCGAACCATGGACCGGCTTCGTGCGCTTCGCCCGCTCGCTGGACCGCGGCGAACACTTCAGCGACCCGCTGACCGTGCACCACGACCGCGCCGAGATCACCCACCGCTTCGATGCGCTGGCGGTGGACGGCCGCGGCCGCATCGTGGTCGCGTGGATCGACAAGCGCGACCTGCTCGCCGCCGAGGCCCACGGCAAGCCGTACCTGGGTGCCGCGATCTACTACAGCTGGTCGGACGATGGCGGCGCCAGCTTCGCGCCCGAACGCAAGCTGGTCGACCAGAGCTGCGAGTGCTGCCGCATCGCGCTGGCGCGCACGCCCGATGGCGAGGTCGCCGCGTTCTTCCGCGGCATCTACGGCGACAACATCCGCGACCACGCGTACGCCGTGTTGCGTACGGACGGCCAAACCAGCCAGGTCGCCCGCGCCACCTTCAGCGGCTGGCAGATCGCCGGCTGCCCGCACCACGGCCCCGGCCTGGCGATCGACCGCGACGGCATCCGCCACGCCGTGTGGTACGAGGCCAAGGGCCAGCCCACGATCCGGTACGGCCAGCTCGATCCCGGCCACGCACCGAAACATCCGCTGGCGATCGCCGGTGCCGGCGCCAGCCATGCCGACGTGGCCGTGCACGGCCGCACCGTGTGGGTGGCCTGGAACCAGGTCGGCGCCGACGGCTACGCGCTGATGCTGCGCCGCTCGACCGACGACGGCGACCACTTCGATGCCCCACGCGAAATCGCCCGCAGCGGCGGCGCAGTGGGCTCGCCGCAACTGCTGCTGAAACAGGGCCGCGCGTTCGTGGCCTGGAACACCGCCGCCGGCTTCCGCCTGGTCGAGGTGCCGCGATGAAACGCCTGTTGTTCGCCTTCGCCCTGTGGCTGCCGGCGCTGGCCTGCGCCGGAACGCTGCAGCCGCTGGCCGCCGCCGACGTTCCTGCCCTGCTGCGGCCGCCGGCGCACGGCACGCGCATCGTCGCGCTGTGGTCGCTCGACTGCGCCTACTGCGAACCGAACCTCGAAGCGCTGGCCGCACTGCAACGCGCCGACCCGCGCGAAATCGAACTGGTCACCGTGACGACCGACAGCATCCAGTTGCACACGGCGATCGAGGCGCGTTTGCGCAGCATGAAGATGGACGGCTATCCCGCGCGCGCCTACACCGAAGCCTCGCCCGAACGCATCAACTTCCTGCTCGACCCGGACTGGGGCGGCGAAACCCCGCGTGTACTGGTGATCCGTGCCGACGGCAGCCGCCGCGGCATCAGCGGCGCGCTGACGCCCGCGCAGCTGCACAAACTCCTGCCCTGACCCGCCTCAGGGCTGCGCGACGCTATCGGCCGGCGCCGGCGCCGGCAACTCCGCGGTGCCGTCGTCCTCGTCGTCGTAGATCGCCACGTGCGGCACGCCGTCGGCGCCGATCCAGCCGCGGTACATGCCGTCGGTGTTGAACGGGATCGAGATGTGGCCTTCCGCGTCCAGCGCGATCGCGCCGCCGTTGCCGCCCATCGAGGGGATTTCCTGGTTGATCACTTCGGCGGCGGCGCGCTTCAGCGGCACGCGCATCTGGGTGACCTTCATGCAGATCTCGTGCGCGGCCACGGTGCGGATGTAGAACTCGCCCCAACCGGTGCCGGACACGGCGCAACCGCTGTTGGCGTAGGTTCCGGCGCCGATGATCGGCGAGTCGCCGATGCGGCCCCAGCGTTTGTCGGTCATCCCGCCGGTGGAGGTGCCGGCGGCGAGGCGGCCCTGCGCGTCCAGCGCCACCGCGCCGACCGTGCCGAAGTGTCTGGCCGTCTCGACGTCCGCATGCGGCTGCTTCGCGACATCCTCCTTCAGCGCCTTCTGCAGTTGCTGCCAGCGCTCCTCGGTGCGGAAGTACGCCGGGTCGACCAGGGCGATGCCCTGCTCCTTCGCGAATGCCTCGGCACCATCGCCGGACAGCATCACGTGCGGCGAGTGCTCCATCACCGCACGCGCCAGCAGGATCGGGTTCTTCACGCGCTGCACGCCAGCCACTGCCCCGGCACGCAGCGTGTTGCCGTCCATGATCGCCGCATCCAACTCGTTCTTTCCTTCGTGGGTGAACACCGCGCCCTTGCCCGCATTGAAGTTCGGATCGTCCTCCAGCACGGTGATCGCCGCGGCGACCGCATCCAGCGCGCTCTTGCCCGCCTTGAGCTGGGCGTAGCCATCCTGCAGCGCCTGGGTCATCGCCGCGCGCACCGCCTGCTCCTTCGCCGGCGTCACGTCGCGCTTGATCACGCCGGCGCCACCATGGATCACCAGCACGGGCGAAACGGCGGCGTGGCTCATGGCAGTGACTCCAAGGGTGGCAAGGGCAACAAGCAGATGACGCGGCTTCACGACACTCTCCCGATCGGTGACTGGGAGAGTATAGCCAGCCCCGCCTGTCACTTCGGCTCGAAGCGCACCTGCTTGCCGTCCAGCACCAGCTTCATGCCGATCAGATCGGCCACCTGCTGCAACGCCGTGCCCGCCGGCATGTCGTTGAACGACAGCGTGACGGGCGCACTGCCCAACGCGCCCGGGTTGACCAGCGTCCAGCCCGTTTTCGCCACTATCGACTCCGCCACCATGCGCGCCGTGCCGTTCTTGACGTGCTCGGTAACCTTCACCGGTGAGGCCTCGGCAATCACACGCGCTGGACAACCTGCTTGCGGCGTGAGATCGATGGCATACGTATGCTTGCCATCCACTGCAGTACCCGTCAAATGCTGCGTCTTGCCAAGCGCAGCGTGCAGCAGGTTATGCGCAACCGGCGACAGGCCGGTTCGGGTCACGGCAAGGTCGATGCGTACCTGCCCATCACCATCGGGTATGGTCGTAGTTTCCACCTCAAAGTCCCCAACGCTTGCCATCGCAACCTTGCCGGGCGCCGCACACAACGCGAAATCTGCAGCCTCCGTATGACGCTTGTGGCCGTCGTCGGTAGCCAGCTCGATCATCATGTCTAGCTGGTAATCGGTATTCTGGCTTTTCTGGATCGTATGCGGCACTTGAGGCGCAGTGACGGCATAGACCGAGCCGGCCACGGCAATGGCGAGTGCGAAGCCGGCGATCATTCCGGCATTTCGGCGACGGCGGTTCGGTGAAGGCAGTTTCAACATGGCGATACGCTCCGTGACGGGATGACGGGGTGACCAGGGGCAACCCACCGGCAGCGCGAACGCGGACGACTGGGTCTTCAACATCGCATTCGCATAACTGCGCCGCTGCGCACCGTGCTCACGCAACACCGCGGCGTCGCAGGCCAGTTCCTGATCGTGGCGCAGCGCGGCCAGCGCCCACCACGCCAGCGGGTGGAACCAGAACAGCGCGGCAAGGAGTCGCGCGAGCAGGCACCACCAGCCATCGCCACGGCGCGCATGGGCAACTTCGTGGGCGAGAACCAGTGCCTGCTCAATGGCGTCGTAGCGCTGTTCGAAATCGGCGGGCAGCACGATCCGGCTACGCCAGGCGCCAACCAACGCCGGCCCGACGTCCGTACCGCTGGCACGCAGTACCAGCCGCGGCGAGCGCAACCCATTCACCACCGAAGCACCGTGCAGGCGGGTGCGATAGCGCGACTGCGCGACTGCGGCCAGCCAGAGGCTGACGAGCATGCCCGACAACCAGAGCAGCGCCGCGCCGATGCGCCAGTCGATCACGCTTGCCGCCGTGGCGTATGCCGGCAACGTGGCCGTCACCGAAGTAATCGCGAACACCACCGGCGGCAACGCCGTGCTCGGCGCGTCGGCCGCATGCGGCAGCTGGCTGGCCAGCAGCGCCAGCGGCGGCAGCAGCCACAGCTGGAACGCGCGTTCGGTGCCGAACAGGCGCCGGCACGGCTTGCGCAGCGCGGCCACCAGCAGTGTGGCGGCGGTGAAGGCGAGGAGCAGCAGCCAGCCGCGGCCGAGCCAGTCGATCCCGATTCCATCCATTCCGGCCAGCTCAATGCTGTTCATCGTCGAGCTCCTTGAGCAGCTTGCGCAGTTCGGCGATGTCCTTCTTCGACAGCTTGCGCTGCTCGGAGAAGTGCGCCACCAGCGGCGCCACGCGTCCGCCGAACAGGCGATCGAGCAGGCCCTTGCTCTCCTGCTGGACGTATTGCTCGCGCGTCAGCAAGGGCGTGTAGAGATAACGGCGACCGTCGCGCTCGGCGTGCACGGCCTTTTTCCTGAGCAGGCGGTTGAGCAGGGACTTCACCGTGCCTTCCTGCCAGTCCTGCGCCGGACCGACTTCGGCCAGGATCTCCTCGGCCGTACGCGGCGCCGCACGCCACAACACGTCCATCACCACCGCTTCGGCTTCGCTGATTGCCATGGATCACCGTTTACGCGTGTAAGTGATATTATGTTTACACGCGTAAACTATCGCGTCAAGCGGTGCCTGCGTGTACCGCCGGAACGCGGCCGATTCCGGATTACAGGGTTACGCAATGCCGCAATGGGGCGACGTGCCCGGCCTGCCAGCTCCAGCGCTCGCCGGGCAACGGCGTGCCGTCTTCCGCCTGCGCAAACACCACCGCACTGCGCGGTGCCACGCGCAACGACATGCCGGCATGCAGGCCGAGCCTGGCCAGGTCGTCGGTGGCGACATCCGCCTCCAGGGTCTGGCGCAGCGAATCCACCACAAGCTCCAGGTGGGCGACGCTGCCGGCGGGATAGACGTGCCGCAGGCACGCCGTCCAGCCGGGCTGCGCGGCCGGTACGGCCAGCGCGAGATGCTCGGGCCGCACATAGGCGACCGCATGCTCGTACCGGCCACGCCAGGGATCGTCGCCCGGCGCCCAGCCGCCGGCTGCCAGCCGGCCTCTTTCGCGGCGCAACGGCAGCCGGTTGACCTTGCCGATGAACTCGCACACGAACGGCGTGGCCGGCTGCCGGTAGATCGCCGCGGGCGAACCGACCTGTTCGATCCGCCCGTGGTTCATCACCGCGATGCGGTCGGCCAGTTCCAGCGCCTCCTCCTGGTCGTGGGTGACGAACACCGTGGTCAGGCCAAGCTCCTCGTGCAGCTCGCGCAGCCAGCGGCGCAGGCTGACGCGCACCTGTGCGTCCAGCGCGCCGAACGGCTCGTCCAGCAGCAGCAGGTCAGGCTCCACCGCCAGCGCGCGGGCCAGCGCCACGCGCTGGCGCTGGCCGCCGGACAGCTGCGCCGGATAGCGGCTGCCGAAGCCGTCCAACTGCACGCGCTGCAGCAGCCGCTGCACCCGTGCCTCGATCTCGGCGCGCGGCGGGCGCGAGCGCCGCGGCCGCACGCGCAGGCCGAAGGCGATGTTCTCGGTCACGCTCAGGTGGCGGAACAGCGCGTAATGCTGGAACACCAGGCCGACGCCGCGTTCGCGCGCGTGCATCGCGAGGAAATCCTCGCCATCGCGCCGTACGCCGCCGCTGTCGGGATGGTCCAGCCCGGCCAGGATGCGCAGCAAGGTGGTCTTGCCTGAGCCGGACGGCCCCAGCAGGGCAAGGAACTCGCCCGGCGCGATCGTCAGGCTGACATCGTCCAGCGCGGCAAAGTCGCTGTAGCGGCGTCGCAGGCGGGAAAGTTCCAAAGTCATGCGGCGTCCTTCAGTGCCCGCCGGGCGCATGGGCGGCGATCTCGTTGCCATAGCGCCATTCCAGCAGGGTCTTCACGGCCAGCGTGACGAGCGCCAGCAGCGCGAGCAGCGAGGCCACCGCGAACGCGCCGGCAAAGTCGTATTCGTTGTAACGCATCTCCACTTCCAGCGGCATCGTGGTGGTCAACCCGCGGATGTGGCCGGACACCACCGACACCGCGCCGAACTCGCCCATCGCGCGGGCATTGCACAGCAGCACGCCGTACAGCAGCGCCCAGCGGATATTCGGCAAGGTGACCCGGAAGAACATCTGCCAGCCGTTCGCCCCAAGCACGCGCGCGGCCTGCTCCTCCTCGCTGCCTTGCGCCTGCATCAGCGGGATCAGTTCGCGCGCCACGAACGGCAGGGTGATGAACACGGTCGCCAGCACCAGCCCCGGCACGGCGAAGACGATGCGCACCCCGTGCGAGTCGAACCATGGCCCGAACCAGCCCTGCGCACCGAACAGCAGCACGTAGACCAGGCCGGCGATCACCGGCGACACCGAGAACGGCAGGTCGATGAGCGCGCCCAGCAGCGCCTTGCCGCGAAACTCGAAGCGCGCCATCAGCCACGCCGCCGCCACGCCGAACACCAGGTTGAGCGGCACCGCGACCGCCGCCACCAGCAGGGTCAGCCGGATCGCCGCCAGCGTTTCGGGCTGGCGGATGCTGGCCAGGCATGCGCGCACGCCGGCACGCAACGCCTCGATGAACACCGTCGCCAGCGGCAACAGCAGGAACAGCGCCATGAAGCCGACCGCCGCCAGCACCAGCGCGCTGCGCAGCAGTTGCCGCCAAGCGTCCGGCCGACGCGCGCTCATCGTGCCGGCTCCGTCCAGCGGCTGCTCCAGCGCTGCAGCAGCGTGATCGCCAGCAGCAGCACGAACGAGGCCAGCAGCATCACCACGCCGAGTGCGGCGGCGCCGGCGTAGTCGAACTGTTCGAGCTTCTGCACGATCAGCAATGGCGCGATCTCCGAGCGCATGGGGATGTTGCCGGCGATGAAGATCACCGAACCGTATTCGCCCACCGCGCGCGCCAGCGCCAGCGCAAAGCCGGTCAGCAGGGTCGGCAGCAGCAGCGGCAGGATCACCCGCAGGAAGGTCTGCCAGCGCCGCGCCCCCAGGCTCC includes the following:
- a CDS encoding TonB-dependent receptor; translated protein: MNALPLGLCAIALAVAGHPLLAADEPAPATTTLAPVSVHASDTMVMETPSVQVRVARQKLQQQNVTESADALKYAPNMQVRKRYIGDPNAVISGRNAGTLQSARSLVYADGLLLSNLMTNGWDGAPRWGMVAPEEIGAVDIQYGPYSALYPGNSLGGTVLIHTVLPQQLTASVSTQFFSQDYRDAYGAGGHYNGHQAAATLGDKQGRFSWLLEFSRLDNRGQPMQYATAKAGGDAAAAVPVSGAVLDRNPNGSPRLVYGANSIEHTVQDQAKLKVGVDINEQVAALFTVGWWHNRAEDRTRSLIRDAAGNPVAGGVISAGGQTWTLPASGLAPSSANDIHLLYGIELNGRLDNGWRWTAVASHYDFQRSQAATANLAEPGAPSGGPGTIADKAGSGWDTFDLRSSGPLGDRHMLYAGVHGDRYVLDSRVRNASDWRGDADGAQVSAFAGRTQTRALYLQDVWSFADAWALTLGGRLEQWRAYGGLRANATDTLRYADRKRTDFSPKAALSWDLADGWELRLAHGKAVRYPTVTELFQGSLSANAIVNNNPDLKPETDESTDLTLTRHLDHGHWRVSLYQDRIADSLYSQTDITVTPTVTSVQNIDQMRSRGIEGEINLTDLWLDGLDLQASLAYNHAKTLQDRQYPLANGKTFPRIPKIRASVFADYRFAPRWDASLGIRHSGRQYGTLDNSDYVDSYGAVSRFTVADAKLRWKFSPGWTAALGVDNLTNERYWVYHPYAGRTWFGELRWEL
- a CDS encoding sialidase family protein, giving the protein MRRLLIALLCLLSPALLAHDGMRMEMPKGPELGASAAFDSHGRLWLVDTADGHVRLRHSDDDGRTLSAPVEVNATAERIYAEGENRPKIAFGPHDEIYVSWSQPRAEPWTGFVRFARSLDRGEHFSDPLTVHHDRAEITHRFDALAVDGRGRIVVAWIDKRDLLAAEAHGKPYLGAAIYYSWSDDGGASFAPERKLVDQSCECCRIALARTPDGEVAAFFRGIYGDNIRDHAYAVLRTDGQTSQVARATFSGWQIAGCPHHGPGLAIDRDGIRHAVWYEAKGQPTIRYGQLDPGHAPKHPLAIAGAGASHADVAVHGRTVWVAWNQVGADGYALMLRRSTDDGDHFDAPREIARSGGAVGSPQLLLKQGRAFVAWNTAAGFRLVEVPR
- a CDS encoding isoaspartyl peptidase/L-asparaginase, translated to MSHAAVSPVLVIHGGAGVIKRDVTPAKEQAVRAAMTQALQDGYAQLKAGKSALDAVAAAITVLEDDPNFNAGKGAVFTHEGKNELDAAIMDGNTLRAGAVAGVQRVKNPILLARAVMEHSPHVMLSGDGAEAFAKEQGIALVDPAYFRTEERWQQLQKALKEDVAKQPHADVETARHFGTVGAVALDAQGRLAAGTSTGGMTDKRWGRIGDSPIIGAGTYANSGCAVSGTGWGEFYIRTVAAHEICMKVTQMRVPLKRAAAEVINQEIPSMGGNGGAIALDAEGHISIPFNTDGMYRGWIGADGVPHVAIYDDEDDGTAELPAPAPADSVAQP
- a CDS encoding M56 family metallopeptidase, yielding MNSIELAGMDGIGIDWLGRGWLLLLAFTAATLLVAALRKPCRRLFGTERAFQLWLLPPLALLASQLPHAADAPSTALPPVVFAITSVTATLPAYATAASVIDWRIGAALLWLSGMLVSLWLAAVAQSRYRTRLHGASVVNGLRSPRLVLRASGTDVGPALVGAWRSRIVLPADFEQRYDAIEQALVLAHEVAHARRGDGWWCLLARLLAALFWFHPLAWWALAALRHDQELACDAAVLREHGAQRRSYANAMLKTQSSAFALPVGCPWSPRHPVTERIAMLKLPSPNRRRRNAGMIAGFALAIAVAGSVYAVTAPQVPHTIQKSQNTDYQLDMMIELATDDGHKRHTEAADFALCAAPGKVAMASVGDFEVETTTIPDGDGQVRIDLAVTRTGLSPVAHNLLHAALGKTQHLTGTAVDGKHTYAIDLTPQAGCPARVIAEASPVKVTEHVKNGTARMVAESIVAKTGWTLVNPGALGSAPVTLSFNDMPAGTALQQVADLIGMKLVLDGKQVRFEPK
- a CDS encoding BlaI/MecI/CopY family transcriptional regulator, with protein sequence MAISEAEAVVMDVLWRAAPRTAEEILAEVGPAQDWQEGTVKSLLNRLLRKKAVHAERDGRRYLYTPLLTREQYVQQESKGLLDRLFGGRVAPLVAHFSEQRKLSKKDIAELRKLLKELDDEQH
- a CDS encoding TOBE-like domain-containing protein, yielding MTLELSRLRRRYSDFAALDDVSLTIAPGEFLALLGPSGSGKTTLLRILAGLDHPDSGGVRRDGEDFLAMHARERGVGLVFQHYALFRHLSVTENIAFGLRVRPRRSRPPRAEIEARVQRLLQRVQLDGFGSRYPAQLSGGQRQRVALARALAVEPDLLLLDEPFGALDAQVRVSLRRWLRELHEELGLTTVFVTHDQEEALELADRIAVMNHGRIEQVGSPAAIYRQPATPFVCEFIGKVNRLPLRRERGRLAAGGWAPGDDPWRGRYEHAVAYVRPEHLALAVPAAQPGWTACLRHVYPAGSVAHLELVVDSLRQTLEADVATDDLARLGLHAGMSLRVAPRSAVVFAQAEDGTPLPGERWSWQAGHVAPLRHCVTL
- the cysW gene encoding sulfate ABC transporter permease subunit CysW encodes the protein MSARRPDAWRQLLRSALVLAAVGFMALFLLLPLATVFIEALRAGVRACLASIRQPETLAAIRLTLLVAAVAVPLNLVFGVAAAWLMARFEFRGKALLGALIDLPFSVSPVIAGLVYVLLFGAQGWFGPWFDSHGVRIVFAVPGLVLATVFITLPFVARELIPLMQAQGSEEEQAARVLGANGWQMFFRVTLPNIRWALLYGVLLCNARAMGEFGAVSVVSGHIRGLTTTMPLEVEMRYNEYDFAGAFAVASLLALLALVTLAVKTLLEWRYGNEIAAHAPGGH